A genomic region of Xanthomonas campestris pv. phormiicola contains the following coding sequences:
- a CDS encoding DUF2782 domain-containing protein: MKALMLVPLLLLAGCASTGIGPDGPPVDVRGADVTHRTMDNGDSVDEYRVSGQLRAVKVTPANAPAYYLYDQNGDGHMDGNKDNVSPVYWKLYSW; the protein is encoded by the coding sequence ATGAAAGCCCTGATGCTGGTTCCGCTGTTGCTGCTGGCGGGCTGCGCCTCGACCGGGATCGGCCCCGACGGCCCACCGGTGGACGTCCGCGGCGCGGACGTGACCCACCGCACGATGGACAACGGCGACAGCGTGGACGAATACCGGGTCTCCGGCCAGCTGCGCGCGGTCAAGGTGACTCCGGCCAACGCTCCGGCCTACTACCTGTACGACCAGAACGGCGACGGGCACATGGACGGCAACAAGGACAACGTGTCGCCGGTGTACTGGAAGTTGTATAGCTGGTGA
- the polA gene encoding DNA polymerase I, translating to MSRLVLIDGSSYLYRAFHALPPLTNPAGEPTGALFGVVNMLRATLKERPEYVAFVVDAPGKTFRDDLYAQYKANRPPMPDELRAQVEPMCQIVHALGITILREGGVEADDVIGTLALQGAGDGLEVTISTGDKDFAQLVRPGVQLVNTMSGSRMDSDAAVMEKFGVWPSQIVDLLALMGDAIDNVPGVDKCGPKTAAKWLAEYGSLDGVMANADAIKGKIGENLRAALARLPLNRELVTIKTDVALPGGPRTLGLREQDPEQLRGLYQRYGFTQALRDLDGGVAAPAGAAEVAPSLRGTAAGYARAAAPIDETLDPALAAKGEYAAIMTPEQFEDLLARLRAADGFAFDTETDALDAMRANLVGLSFAIEPGRADYLPLGHDYPGAPVQLDRTLALAALKPLLEDPAKAKVGQHGKYDLHVLRRHGVDVRGYADDTMLESFVLNSTASRHDMDSLARRYLGYATVKYEDVAGKGAKQIAFSQVAIDDATGYAAEDADITLRLHRALSAQLDAEPALAKVYREIEMPLVPVLARIEANGVSVDMAELRRQSQDLSQRMLAAQQKATALAGRTFNLDSPKQLQAVLFDELKLPALLKTPKGQPSTNEEALEAIADQHELPRVILEYRGLAKLRSTYTDKLPEMINPDTGRVHTSYHQAGAATGRLSSADPNLQNIPIRTDDGRRIRRAFVAPPGRKLIACDYSQIELRIMAHLSEDPGLLRAFGAGVDVHRATAAEVFGRKLEDVTNNERRAAKAINFGLMYGMSAFGLARNLGIGRGEAQDYVALYFSRYPGVRDFMERMREQARTQGYVETLFGRRLYLNDINAKQQGLRAGAERAAINAPMQGTAADIIKRAMVTVDAWLEPHRARALMILQVHDELVFEADADFVDTLLPEVTRLMAGAAALKVPLVVDSGVGDNWDEAH from the coding sequence ATGAGCCGATTAGTCCTGATCGACGGGTCCAGTTACCTGTATCGCGCGTTCCACGCGCTTCCCCCGCTGACCAACCCCGCCGGCGAGCCCACCGGCGCGCTGTTCGGCGTGGTCAACATGCTGCGCGCCACGCTGAAGGAGCGCCCCGAGTACGTCGCCTTCGTGGTCGATGCGCCGGGCAAGACCTTCCGCGACGACCTGTACGCGCAGTACAAGGCCAACCGCCCGCCGATGCCCGACGAGCTGCGTGCGCAGGTCGAGCCGATGTGCCAGATCGTGCATGCGCTGGGCATCACCATCCTGCGCGAGGGCGGCGTGGAGGCCGACGACGTGATCGGCACCCTGGCCCTGCAGGGCGCCGGCGACGGCCTGGAGGTGACCATCTCCACCGGCGACAAGGACTTCGCCCAGCTGGTGCGCCCCGGCGTGCAGCTGGTCAACACCATGAGCGGCAGCCGCATGGACTCCGACGCGGCGGTGATGGAGAAGTTCGGCGTGTGGCCGAGTCAGATCGTCGACCTGCTGGCGCTGATGGGCGACGCCATCGACAACGTGCCGGGCGTGGACAAGTGCGGCCCCAAGACCGCGGCCAAGTGGCTGGCCGAATACGGCTCGCTGGACGGGGTGATGGCCAACGCCGACGCGATCAAGGGCAAGATCGGCGAGAACCTGCGCGCGGCGCTGGCGCGGCTGCCGCTGAACCGCGAACTGGTCACGATCAAGACCGACGTGGCCCTGCCCGGCGGCCCGCGCACGCTGGGCCTGCGCGAGCAGGACCCGGAGCAGCTGCGCGGCCTGTACCAGCGCTATGGCTTCACCCAGGCGCTGCGCGACCTGGACGGCGGCGTGGCCGCCCCGGCCGGCGCCGCCGAGGTCGCGCCCAGCCTGCGCGGTACCGCCGCCGGCTATGCCCGCGCCGCTGCGCCCATCGATGAAACGCTGGACCCGGCGCTGGCCGCCAAGGGCGAATACGCCGCGATCATGACCCCGGAGCAGTTCGAGGACCTGCTGGCGCGCCTGCGCGCGGCCGACGGCTTCGCCTTCGATACCGAGACCGATGCGCTGGACGCGATGCGTGCCAACCTGGTCGGGCTCAGCTTCGCGATCGAACCGGGCCGCGCCGACTACCTGCCGCTGGGCCACGACTACCCCGGCGCGCCGGTGCAACTGGACCGGACCCTGGCGCTGGCGGCGCTGAAACCGCTGCTGGAAGACCCGGCCAAGGCCAAGGTCGGCCAGCACGGCAAGTACGACCTGCACGTGCTGCGCCGGCACGGCGTGGACGTGCGCGGCTACGCCGACGACACCATGCTGGAGAGCTTCGTGCTCAATTCCACCGCCAGCCGCCACGACATGGACTCGCTGGCGCGGCGCTACCTGGGCTACGCCACGGTCAAGTACGAGGACGTGGCCGGCAAGGGCGCCAAGCAGATCGCGTTCTCGCAGGTGGCCATCGACGACGCCACCGGCTATGCCGCCGAGGACGCCGACATCACCCTGCGCCTGCACCGCGCGCTGTCCGCGCAGCTGGACGCCGAACCGGCGCTGGCCAAGGTCTACCGCGAGATCGAGATGCCGCTGGTGCCGGTGCTGGCGCGGATCGAGGCCAACGGCGTCAGTGTGGACATGGCCGAACTGCGCAGGCAGAGCCAGGACCTGAGCCAGCGCATGCTCGCCGCGCAGCAGAAGGCCACCGCGCTGGCCGGGCGCACCTTCAACCTGGACTCGCCCAAGCAGCTGCAGGCGGTGCTGTTCGACGAGCTGAAGCTGCCGGCGCTGCTGAAGACCCCCAAGGGCCAGCCCAGCACCAACGAGGAGGCGCTGGAGGCGATCGCCGACCAGCACGAGCTGCCGCGGGTGATCCTGGAGTACCGCGGCCTGGCCAAGCTGCGCAGCACCTATACCGACAAGCTGCCGGAGATGATCAATCCCGACACCGGCCGCGTGCACACCAGCTACCACCAGGCCGGCGCCGCCACCGGACGCCTGTCCTCGGCCGATCCGAACCTGCAGAACATCCCGATCCGCACCGACGACGGCCGCCGCATCCGCCGCGCCTTCGTCGCCCCGCCCGGGCGCAAGCTGATCGCCTGCGACTACTCGCAGATCGAGCTGCGGATCATGGCCCACCTGTCCGAGGACCCGGGCCTGCTGCGCGCCTTCGGCGCCGGCGTGGACGTGCACCGCGCCACTGCCGCCGAGGTGTTCGGGCGCAAGCTGGAGGACGTCACCAACAACGAGCGCCGCGCCGCCAAGGCGATCAACTTCGGCCTGATGTACGGCATGAGCGCGTTCGGCCTGGCCCGCAACCTGGGCATCGGCCGCGGCGAGGCGCAGGACTACGTGGCGCTGTACTTCAGCCGCTACCCCGGGGTGCGCGACTTCATGGAGCGCATGCGCGAGCAGGCGCGCACCCAGGGCTACGTGGAGACCCTGTTCGGCCGCCGCCTGTACCTGAACGACATCAACGCCAAGCAGCAGGGCCTGCGCGCCGGCGCCGAGCGCGCGGCGATCAACGCGCCGATGCAGGGCACCGCGGCGGACATCATCAAGCGCGCCATGGTCACTGTGGACGCCTGGCTGGAGCCGCACCGCGCGCGCGCGCTGATGATCCTGCAGGTGCACGACGAACTGGTGTTCGAGGCCGATGCCGACTTCGTCGACACGCTGCTGCCCGAAGTGACCCGGCTGATGGCCGGCGCCGCCGCGCTGAAGGTGCCGCTGGTGGTGGACAGCGGCGTCGGCGACAACTGGGACGAGGCGCACTAG
- a CDS encoding DUF421 domain-containing protein, translated as MPDLFHLSMPWWEFIFRAVVVYVAVLSMVRVSGKRAMGQLTPFDMLLIVLLGNAVQNALLGEDTSLGGGLLLAATLIALNFAVGLITSRSDRAERLIEGEPVVLARDGHVFRQVLRRELVSNADFQAAMRQQGCPGLDNVRLALLETNGHITILTNKDS; from the coding sequence ATGCCCGATCTTTTTCATTTGTCGATGCCGTGGTGGGAATTCATTTTCCGCGCGGTGGTGGTGTATGTGGCGGTGCTGAGCATGGTGCGGGTGTCGGGCAAGCGGGCGATGGGGCAATTGACACCGTTCGACATGCTGCTGATCGTGCTGCTCGGCAACGCGGTCCAAAACGCCCTGCTCGGCGAGGACACCTCGCTTGGCGGCGGCCTGTTGCTGGCGGCGACGCTGATCGCCCTGAACTTCGCGGTCGGCCTGATCACCTCGCGCAGCGATCGCGCCGAGCGCCTGATCGAAGGCGAGCCGGTGGTGCTGGCGCGCGACGGCCACGTGTTCCGCCAGGTGCTGCGCCGCGAACTGGTCAGCAACGCCGACTTCCAGGCGGCGATGCGCCAGCAGGGCTGCCCCGGCCTGGACAACGTGCGCCTGGCGCTGCTGGAGACCAACGGCCACATCACCATCCTCACCAACAAGGACAGTTGA
- the hemF gene encoding oxygen-dependent coproporphyrinogen oxidase, with amino-acid sequence MTEFDRVRDYLTGLQDRICAAIEAADGRARFAEDLWQRAEGGGGRTRILRDGALFEQAGIGFSDVSGTRLPPSASANRPELAGASWRATGVSLVFHPHSPYLPTTHTNVRFFRAERDGETVAWWFGGGFDLTPYYPFDEDVRHWHRTAQALCAPFGQDRYAAHKRWCDEYFFLKHRNETRGVGGLFFDDLHADFERDFAYQRAVGDGFLDAYLPIVERRRDLPWGEREREFQLYRRGRYVEFNLVYDRGTLFGLQSGGRSESILMSLPPRVRWEYGFQPEPGSAEARLADYLVPRDWLA; translated from the coding sequence ATGACCGAGTTCGACCGAGTACGCGATTACCTGACCGGGCTGCAGGACCGCATCTGCGCCGCCATCGAGGCCGCCGACGGCCGCGCCCGCTTCGCCGAAGACCTGTGGCAGCGTGCGGAGGGCGGCGGCGGGCGCACCCGCATCCTGCGCGACGGCGCGCTGTTCGAGCAGGCCGGGATCGGCTTCTCCGACGTGTCCGGCACGCGCCTGCCGCCCTCGGCCAGCGCCAACCGCCCGGAACTGGCCGGCGCCTCGTGGCGCGCCACCGGCGTGTCGCTGGTGTTCCACCCGCACAGCCCCTACCTGCCCACCACCCATACCAACGTGCGCTTCTTCCGCGCCGAGCGCGACGGCGAAACCGTGGCCTGGTGGTTCGGCGGCGGCTTCGACCTGACCCCGTACTACCCGTTCGACGAGGACGTGCGCCACTGGCACCGCACCGCGCAGGCGTTGTGCGCGCCGTTCGGGCAGGACCGCTATGCCGCGCACAAGCGCTGGTGCGACGAGTACTTCTTCCTCAAGCACCGCAACGAGACCCGCGGCGTGGGCGGGCTGTTCTTCGACGACCTGCACGCCGACTTCGAGCGCGACTTCGCCTACCAGCGCGCGGTCGGCGACGGCTTCCTGGACGCCTACCTGCCGATCGTCGAGCGCCGCCGCGACCTGCCGTGGGGCGAACGCGAACGCGAATTCCAGCTGTACCGGCGCGGGCGCTACGTGGAGTTCAACCTGGTCTACGACCGCGGCACCCTGTTCGGCCTGCAGAGCGGCGGCCGCAGCGAGAGCATCCTGATGAGCCTGCCGCCGCGGGTACGCTGGGAATACGGCTTCCAGCCCGAACCCGGCAGCGCCGAAGCGCGCCTGGCCGACTACCTGGTGCCGCGCGATTGGCTGGCATGA
- a CDS encoding universal stress protein, with amino-acid sequence MYQRILIAIDGSELSAKGLQQGLALAARLGADVDVVTVSEPWAMGMYDAMGWSVGYEATPEYRQDREEGAQKILAPALAAAEATGVIAHGCHVLDRYAAEGIIDIATAHRCDLIVMTSHGRRGMSRVLLGSQTAEVLARSQVPVLVIR; translated from the coding sequence ATGTACCAGCGCATTCTGATCGCGATCGATGGGTCCGAGTTGTCCGCCAAGGGGCTGCAGCAGGGCCTGGCGCTGGCCGCCCGGCTCGGTGCGGACGTGGATGTGGTCACCGTGTCCGAGCCCTGGGCGATGGGCATGTACGACGCGATGGGGTGGAGCGTGGGCTACGAGGCCACGCCCGAATACCGGCAGGATCGGGAGGAGGGGGCGCAGAAGATCCTGGCGCCGGCGCTCGCCGCCGCCGAGGCCACCGGCGTGATCGCGCATGGCTGCCACGTGCTCGACCGCTATGCGGCCGAGGGCATCATCGACATCGCCACGGCGCACCGCTGCGATCTGATCGTGATGACCTCGCACGGCCGCCGTGGCATGAGCCGGGTGCTGCTCGGCAGCCAGACCGCCGAGGTGCTGGCGCGCAGCCAGGTGCCGGTGCTGGTGATTCGCTGA
- a CDS encoding DUF2164 domain-containing protein, protein MSAPLPSSVLGREDKARIAEQLQRYLREELQQQIGGFEAEFLLDFVAERIGAQFYNRGLQDARALLATQLDALDDALYQLERPTEPRR, encoded by the coding sequence ATGAGCGCGCCGCTGCCATCGAGCGTGCTGGGGCGCGAGGACAAGGCACGCATCGCCGAGCAGTTGCAGCGCTATCTGCGCGAGGAGCTACAGCAGCAGATCGGTGGCTTCGAGGCCGAATTCCTGCTCGATTTCGTCGCCGAGCGCATCGGCGCGCAGTTCTACAACCGCGGCCTGCAGGATGCGCGCGCGCTGCTGGCCACCCAGCTGGACGCGCTGGACGACGCGCTCTACCAGTTGGAGCGACCGACCGAGCCGCGCCGCTAG